A single window of Sparus aurata chromosome 12, fSpaAur1.1, whole genome shotgun sequence DNA harbors:
- the esm1 gene encoding endothelial cell-specific molecule 1, with translation MKITQTADWSLHSSPPEVLRFSGSPPKKNPSEPTASLPACGPPPDRIPVMSLLLITVLSSLLVRDAEAWGANVKYAVNCPDRCNTERCGGTQRCARTVLDDCGCCQVCAAGRGEHCYRTVSGMHGVKCGPGLFCEFYKDEDDYGDEYGICKDCLYGTYGVECRKTCNCKGGICDRETGACLTLKFFAKIASNLKNEPQAGVEVGSGEVSTAQSTDPHTDRSTAPKRLIPR, from the exons ATGAAGATAACACAGACGGCAGACTG GTCACTCCACTCAAGTCCTCCAGAGGTGCTCCGCTTCTCCGGCTCTCCCCCGAAAAAGAATCCGAGCGAGCCGACAGCCAGCCTTCCAGCCTGCGGCCCCCCTCCAGACCGCATCCCAGTCAtgtctcttctcctcatcactgtgctgtcctcACTTCTGGTGCGGGATGCCGAGGCGTGGGGCGCCAATGTCAAGTACGCGGTGAACTGCCCGGACAGATGCAACACGGAGCGGTGCGGCGGGACGCAGCGCTGCGCACGGACCGTCCTGGACGACTGCGGCTGTTGTCAGGTCTGTGCGGCGGGCAGAGGGGAGCACTGCTACCGCACCGTGTCGGGGATGCACGGGGTGAAGTGCGGACCGGGCTTATTCTGCGAGTTCTACAAGGACGAGGACGATTACGGGGACGAATACGGGATCTGCAAAG ACTGCCTGTACGGGACCTACGGGGTCGAGTGCCGCAAGACGTGCAACTGCAAAGGTGGCATCTGTGACAGGGAGACGGGAGCCTGCCTCACCCTCAAATTCTTCGCCAAGATCGCCAGCAACCTCAAGAATGAGCCGCAAGCAG GGGTCGAGGTGGGCTCAGGAGAGGTCAGCACCGCCCAGAGCACGgacccacacacagacagatccACGGCTCCGAAGAGGCTCATCCCTCGCTGA